Proteins from a genomic interval of Symmachiella macrocystis:
- a CDS encoding tRNA modification GTPase, whose translation MPFDLHDTIAALSSPPGPAQRGIVRISGSAIRDALNGLFRPDDPPLWETARLPQRHPGSFWLADIQRWMSVDIFLWPTQRSYTGQPMAEVHTCGSPPLLEAILAAIYAADVRPARGGEFTLRSFLAGKVDLLQAEAVLGVIDADDQVQLNAALQQLAGGISGDINTVREDLLSLLADLEAGLDFVEEDIEFVDNREILARLTLAETRITSLLEQAVDRMRSTGTARVVLAGRPNVGKSTLFNALLGRDAALVSEIAGTTRDYLAAEVNWHGRPIELLDTAGWELQSEGPLQAALALREDQLQRADLIIWCVSADEPPDPLLKEADCGNARSLTVLTKCDLPDTTGPASALRVSAVTGAGLEELTAAVASELSQDSAAPQQLLGTTGARCRDSLHGAVESLQRAREVAELSAGDELLSIEIRVALEELGKVSGAVYTDDILDRIFSKFCIGK comes from the coding sequence ATGCCATTCGATTTGCACGATACAATCGCCGCGCTCTCTTCGCCGCCCGGTCCGGCGCAGCGAGGGATCGTCCGCATCAGTGGATCCGCTATTCGCGATGCGTTGAACGGATTGTTTCGCCCGGATGATCCGCCGTTATGGGAAACCGCGCGCCTGCCGCAAAGGCATCCCGGTTCGTTTTGGTTAGCCGATATTCAGCGATGGATGTCGGTCGATATTTTCCTGTGGCCAACGCAGCGTAGTTACACCGGGCAACCGATGGCCGAAGTGCACACCTGCGGATCGCCGCCGCTGCTGGAAGCGATACTGGCCGCCATTTATGCCGCCGACGTCCGCCCGGCGCGAGGCGGCGAATTCACGCTCCGTTCGTTCTTGGCCGGCAAGGTCGATCTACTGCAAGCCGAAGCAGTATTGGGAGTGATCGACGCCGATGATCAGGTCCAACTCAACGCGGCGCTGCAGCAACTCGCCGGCGGAATTTCGGGCGACATCAACACGGTCCGCGAGGACTTATTGTCATTGTTGGCGGACCTTGAAGCGGGGTTGGACTTCGTGGAAGAGGATATCGAGTTCGTCGATAACCGCGAAATCTTGGCCCGCCTCACGCTGGCCGAAACACGGATCACCTCGTTGTTGGAACAAGCGGTCGACCGCATGCGCTCAACTGGAACGGCTCGCGTCGTGCTCGCCGGTCGTCCCAACGTGGGCAAAAGCACACTGTTCAATGCATTGCTCGGCCGCGATGCCGCTCTGGTTTCCGAAATCGCCGGCACGACGCGCGATTATCTGGCCGCTGAGGTCAATTGGCATGGACGGCCGATCGAACTGCTCGATACGGCTGGCTGGGAGCTACAGAGCGAGGGACCGTTACAAGCTGCATTGGCGCTGCGCGAAGATCAACTGCAACGCGCCGATTTGATCATTTGGTGCGTCTCCGCCGATGAACCGCCCGATCCGCTTCTCAAGGAAGCCGATTGTGGAAACGCCCGTTCGCTGACCGTGCTCACCAAATGCGATCTTCCTGATACAACGGGGCCCGCATCAGCCCTTCGCGTGAGTGCCGTAACCGGCGCGGGCTTGGAAGAGCTGACCGCCGCCGTCGCCAGCGAACTGTCGCAAGACAGTGCAGCCCCTCAACAGTTGTTGGGCACCACCGGTGCGCGCTGCCGCGACAGTCTCCACGGTGCGGTCGAATCACTCCAACGAGCGCGGGAGGTCGCCGAACTGTCAGCCGGAGACGAACTGCTATCGATTGAAATCCGCGTTGCTTTAGAGGAACTAGGTAAAGTCAGCGGAGCGGTCTATACAGACGACATTCTAGACCGCATTTTCAGCAAGTTTTGCATCGGGAAGTAA
- the murG gene encoding undecaprenyldiphospho-muramoylpentapeptide beta-N-acetylglucosaminyltransferase has translation MSEPSSNASPIFCFAGGGTGGHLIPGLNVARELQQRYPQAVMQFLGSGRPQEEGLVASAGFQHYALSSESLATARRRPWQFLWRNWRAVRQARTLFQTQKPTAVIGLGGFASVPPVVAARRMGIPTVLLEQNIIPGRATRWLCRRARAVCVSYTASAEHLPAAVKVEQTGNPMHTDIAALVASSHTDDRRILLILGGSQGASAVNRAMTMAAENLRDQLTGWTIVHQTGINDWREVEHEYQRLGLEHTTSPFFSDMPQRYAAAGLAVSRAGATTLAELACAGCPTIAIPYPYAADDHQRLNAREFETAGAAKIVEQQSTLDQTAELLAKQLSHLLADENRRLEMRHAMHTLARPLAARDVANVICSTVDGSLKR, from the coding sequence GTGTCCGAACCCTCATCTAACGCCTCCCCGATTTTCTGTTTTGCCGGTGGCGGTACGGGAGGACATTTGATTCCAGGTTTGAACGTCGCCCGTGAATTGCAGCAACGCTATCCCCAGGCGGTCATGCAGTTCCTTGGGTCGGGACGGCCCCAAGAGGAGGGATTGGTCGCTTCTGCTGGTTTCCAGCACTATGCGTTGTCGTCGGAATCACTTGCCACAGCGCGGCGGCGGCCTTGGCAATTTCTCTGGCGGAATTGGCGAGCGGTACGGCAGGCGAGGACGCTGTTTCAGACTCAAAAACCTACGGCGGTGATCGGACTCGGCGGCTTTGCCAGTGTCCCCCCGGTCGTAGCAGCGCGGCGGATGGGGATCCCCACTGTTCTCTTAGAGCAAAACATCATTCCCGGCCGCGCCACCCGCTGGTTGTGCCGCCGCGCACGGGCTGTTTGCGTTTCCTATACCGCTAGTGCGGAGCATCTGCCGGCCGCGGTGAAAGTGGAACAGACCGGCAATCCAATGCACACCGACATCGCCGCTTTAGTCGCCTCGAGCCACACCGACGACCGCCGGATATTATTGATTCTCGGAGGCAGCCAAGGAGCCTCGGCGGTCAATCGCGCGATGACAATGGCTGCGGAAAATTTGCGAGACCAATTGACCGGTTGGACGATCGTACATCAAACCGGCATCAACGATTGGCGGGAAGTGGAACATGAATACCAACGACTCGGGCTCGAGCATACGACGTCACCGTTTTTCTCCGACATGCCGCAACGGTATGCGGCCGCTGGTTTGGCAGTCTCACGTGCCGGGGCGACCACGCTAGCGGAATTGGCCTGCGCGGGATGTCCCACAATCGCCATCCCCTACCCCTATGCCGCCGATGACCACCAACGACTCAACGCTCGCGAATTTGAGACCGCGGGAGCGGCGAAGATCGTCGAGCAACAATCGACTCTGGATCAAACCGCTGAACTGTTGGCAAAACAACTTTCCCACCTGCTGGCTGATGAAAATAGAAGGTTGGAGATGCGTCATGCAATGCACACCCTCGCCCGCCCCCTCGCCGCTCGCGATGTCGCAAACGTCATCTGTAGCACCGTTGATGGCAGTCTAAAACGGTGA
- the mraY gene encoding phospho-N-acetylmuramoyl-pentapeptide-transferase — protein MLVWLLDHFAPLLERVEIFSSGDSRVFLTARTALASLTAFLIALLSGPAAIRWLQSRFRERVVSGSARLNEIQASKNATPTMGGLFIMAAILISILMWGNLHSPFVLVAIFVVVGFSVLGAIDDWVKLKGARNGLRAKEKLVVQLVLAGVASLLLYWHHRQVPQGLDLYWPFGEHSIYLGIGFILWGAFVMVGSSNAVNLTDGLDGLACGCMVFAGSAFVALCYLSGHREMSEYLSVPYIAGAGEMSVVLGAMVGAVMGFLWFNCYPAQVFMGDTGSLPMGALLGLAALVIRQELLLVIVGGVFVIETVSVISQVGWFRMTGRRLIACSPLHNHFLFRGQHEMKIVVRFWISSALLAIIAVASLKIH, from the coding sequence ATGCTAGTTTGGCTTCTTGACCATTTTGCTCCGTTGCTGGAGAGGGTCGAAATATTCTCATCCGGTGATTCGCGCGTGTTCCTCACGGCGCGGACTGCCTTAGCTAGCCTGACTGCCTTTTTAATTGCACTCCTCTCAGGACCAGCCGCGATCCGCTGGCTGCAATCTCGGTTTCGCGAACGAGTGGTTAGTGGCTCGGCCCGTTTGAACGAAATCCAGGCGTCGAAGAACGCGACCCCTACAATGGGCGGTCTGTTCATCATGGCAGCCATTTTGATTTCGATTCTGATGTGGGGCAATCTCCACAGTCCGTTCGTTCTAGTTGCCATTTTCGTGGTGGTTGGCTTCAGCGTCCTGGGCGCAATCGACGATTGGGTCAAACTCAAAGGCGCGCGGAACGGCTTGCGTGCTAAGGAAAAACTCGTCGTGCAACTCGTGCTGGCGGGTGTGGCTTCCTTGCTCTTATATTGGCATCACCGGCAAGTTCCACAGGGCCTGGATCTATATTGGCCGTTCGGAGAGCACAGCATCTACTTGGGGATCGGGTTTATCCTGTGGGGTGCCTTCGTCATGGTCGGCAGTTCCAATGCGGTGAATCTGACCGACGGACTCGACGGCTTGGCTTGTGGGTGCATGGTGTTTGCCGGATCGGCCTTTGTCGCGCTGTGTTATCTGTCGGGACATCGGGAGATGTCCGAATACCTCAGCGTGCCGTATATTGCCGGCGCCGGCGAAATGAGCGTCGTTTTAGGCGCCATGGTCGGAGCGGTGATGGGCTTCTTGTGGTTCAACTGTTATCCCGCGCAGGTCTTCATGGGCGATACCGGGTCGCTACCGATGGGCGCTCTACTCGGATTGGCGGCCTTGGTGATTCGACAAGAGTTGCTGCTGGTCATCGTGGGCGGCGTGTTTGTGATCGAAACAGTGAGCGTGATCTCTCAGGTTGGCTGGTTTCGGATGACCGGCCGCAGATTGATCGCTTGTAGTCCGCTGCACAATCACTTCTTGTTTCGCGGCCAACATGAAATGAAAATCGTCGTGCGATTCTGGATCAGTTCGGCACTTCTGGCGATCATCGCCGTTGCGAGTCTCAAGATCCATTGA
- a CDS encoding UDP-N-acetylmuramoyl-tripeptide--D-alanyl-D-alanine ligase, protein MDPISISDLLVATGGHAADGLDRDTNFKQVVIDSRQVTSGSVFWALPGTLCDGQDFVRDACQRGAAFCVVNSDRNDWGGPVVKVANTGAALSQFAQWYREQLEPLVIGITGSVGKTTTREMIHAALSADHCGIRSIANYNNEIGLPLSLFQLEKTHDYGVLEMGACQSGDIRDLCVIAQPEVGVITGIAPVHIEKFGSLDQIIQTKAELLQALPSHGFAVVNGDCPHAQSVAAYANCPVIFVGESQENQYRATNVRASQHQLSFAVREHEYHIPVSGRHHLSAALSAVAVATEVGMAAEQIAEGLLRFATPAGRCQIKQVGSWTIIDDSYNANPTSMRAACQLMQAWKTGNKKIAVVGDMLELGEEAGRYHHELGIQIAQADVDCLLAYGDNAHNVIAGAFEAGMDAHQMAECPMFESLLMNLDCWLEAGDVLLVKGSRTMRMERVVEWATRQTEEVNNLDALSVPA, encoded by the coding sequence ATGGATCCCATCTCTATCTCGGATCTTTTAGTTGCCACCGGCGGTCATGCCGCCGACGGGCTGGATCGAGATACAAATTTTAAACAAGTGGTCATCGACTCGCGACAAGTCACCTCGGGAAGCGTCTTCTGGGCCTTGCCGGGTACTTTATGCGACGGCCAAGATTTTGTACGTGACGCCTGTCAACGCGGTGCGGCATTTTGTGTTGTCAATTCAGACCGCAACGACTGGGGCGGACCTGTGGTAAAAGTCGCCAATACCGGCGCTGCCTTATCACAGTTCGCACAATGGTATCGAGAACAATTGGAACCGCTGGTGATTGGTATCACCGGCAGTGTAGGAAAAACAACAACTCGTGAAATGATCCATGCGGCGCTATCTGCCGATCATTGTGGAATTCGCAGTATTGCGAACTACAACAACGAAATCGGCCTGCCGTTGAGTCTCTTTCAACTGGAGAAAACACACGATTACGGCGTATTGGAAATGGGAGCCTGCCAATCCGGCGACATTCGCGACCTGTGTGTGATTGCTCAACCGGAAGTGGGAGTGATCACCGGAATCGCGCCGGTGCACATTGAAAAATTCGGCAGTCTGGACCAGATCATTCAAACCAAAGCGGAGTTACTACAGGCGTTACCGAGTCATGGATTTGCGGTCGTCAACGGCGACTGCCCACACGCTCAGAGCGTCGCGGCTTATGCCAATTGCCCGGTGATATTTGTCGGGGAATCGCAGGAGAACCAATATCGCGCAACGAACGTCCGCGCCAGTCAGCATCAATTGAGTTTTGCTGTCAGGGAACACGAGTACCACATACCGGTCAGCGGACGGCATCATTTGTCGGCGGCACTCTCCGCGGTCGCCGTCGCCACGGAAGTCGGCATGGCGGCCGAGCAGATTGCGGAAGGTTTATTAAGGTTTGCGACTCCCGCAGGGCGTTGCCAAATCAAACAGGTCGGCTCGTGGACAATTATTGACGATTCTTACAACGCCAACCCCACATCAATGCGGGCCGCCTGCCAATTGATGCAGGCTTGGAAAACAGGAAACAAGAAAATCGCCGTCGTGGGCGACATGTTAGAACTTGGTGAGGAAGCCGGTCGGTATCACCACGAATTGGGAATTCAAATCGCACAGGCCGACGTCGATTGCTTGCTGGCCTATGGAGACAACGCACACAACGTGATCGCCGGCGCTTTTGAAGCGGGAATGGATGCACATCAGATGGCTGAGTGCCCCATGTTTGAATCACTACTGATGAACTTGGATTGCTGGCTGGAAGCGGGCGACGTCTTGCTCGTTAAAGGCTCGCGGACCATGCGTATGGAACGCGTGGTCGAATGGGCGACACGACAGACGGAAGAGGTCAACAACCTCGATGCCTTGAGCGTGCCCGCCTAA
- a CDS encoding FtsW/RodA/SpoVE family cell cycle protein: MNNDRGFFLVLIGMLLALGVLMVHSASMTSHPSQSEQIYLSRHLVFLACGIAAGIISSLMPARFFYRAAPYLFAVVTGLLVLVLLPGIGTQVNGAQRWLRLGTFTMQPAELAKLALPLFLARLVVQVRVRESGWWAGFLLPCLPAAVMVPLVMRQPDLGTALFLAAGSGILLFVARWPLRNFALIAAPTIPAIAYLVIHRPYQMQRISGFVAAWTDPSSAPYQLKQSLMTLGAGGGQGVGLGKGWQKLSFLPEANTDFVFAVIGEELGLIGTFTVIALWIGVYIFGIRLLACHDKLSFTFLAGTTLLTQIILQAAINVAVVTAMVPPKGIPHPLMSYGGSNLVTTLMAVGLIVSFSRAPESVESAAVDDSEVETPQPLAA, translated from the coding sequence GTGAACAACGATCGCGGATTCTTTCTGGTATTGATTGGCATGCTGCTCGCCTTGGGCGTGCTGATGGTGCATAGCGCCAGTATGACGTCGCACCCCAGCCAATCGGAGCAGATTTATCTGTCACGGCACTTGGTGTTCTTGGCCTGCGGTATCGCGGCAGGCATCATCTCCTCGCTGATGCCCGCACGCTTCTTCTATCGCGCCGCCCCCTATCTCTTTGCCGTGGTGACCGGTCTGTTGGTTTTGGTGCTCCTGCCTGGAATCGGTACGCAGGTCAACGGCGCGCAGCGCTGGCTGCGGTTGGGCACGTTTACGATGCAGCCCGCCGAATTGGCCAAGTTGGCGCTGCCGCTATTTTTAGCGCGGTTGGTGGTGCAAGTCCGAGTGAGAGAGTCAGGTTGGTGGGCGGGTTTTCTCTTACCGTGTTTGCCGGCGGCAGTGATGGTGCCGCTCGTCATGCGGCAACCCGATCTTGGGACAGCCTTATTCTTGGCGGCGGGGAGCGGGATTCTGCTGTTCGTGGCCCGTTGGCCGCTGCGCAATTTCGCATTGATAGCTGCGCCGACCATTCCTGCCATCGCCTATCTGGTGATCCATCGCCCCTACCAAATGCAGCGGATCTCGGGGTTCGTGGCAGCATGGACCGATCCCAGTTCTGCCCCGTATCAATTGAAACAGTCCTTGATGACACTGGGGGCGGGAGGAGGACAAGGCGTTGGATTGGGGAAAGGCTGGCAAAAATTGAGTTTTTTGCCCGAGGCCAACACCGACTTTGTCTTTGCTGTGATTGGTGAAGAACTGGGGCTGATCGGCACGTTTACCGTGATCGCTTTGTGGATCGGCGTTTACATATTCGGCATCCGCTTGTTGGCCTGCCACGACAAACTTTCGTTTACTTTTTTAGCGGGGACCACGTTATTAACGCAGATCATTTTGCAAGCGGCGATCAACGTGGCCGTGGTGACAGCCATGGTCCCGCCCAAGGGCATTCCCCATCCGCTGATGAGTTACGGTGGCAGTAACCTCGTGACGACTTTAATGGCCGTTGGCCTGATTGTGAGTTTTTCACGCGCACCAGAATCCGTTGAGTCAGCCGCGGTCGATGATTCAGAAGTTGAGACGCCACAGCCGCTCGCCGCGTAA
- a CDS encoding superoxide dismutase, with amino-acid sequence MAYSLPDLPYAYDALEPHIDARTMEIHHTKHHQAYINKVNDALKGHDDLAAKTIEDLMSDLAAVPEAIRGAVRNNGGGHANHSLFWTVMSPSGGGTPSGDLAAAIDAACGSFDKFKEQFSAAAATRFGSGWAWLSVDGDKVVVESTPNQDTPLSEGRTPILGLDVWEHAYYLNYQNRRPDYVSAFFNVIDWDTVAARFAAAK; translated from the coding sequence ATGGCTTATTCATTGCCTGACTTGCCGTACGCGTACGATGCTCTGGAACCGCATATCGATGCTCGTACGATGGAAATTCACCATACGAAACACCATCAAGCCTACATCAACAAGGTCAACGATGCTCTGAAAGGGCATGACGACTTGGCGGCCAAAACGATCGAAGATTTGATGAGCGACTTGGCAGCCGTGCCGGAAGCCATTCGTGGCGCCGTGCGGAACAACGGTGGTGGACATGCCAACCACTCACTGTTTTGGACAGTCATGAGTCCCTCAGGAGGCGGAACGCCCTCCGGCGATTTGGCTGCCGCGATCGATGCCGCTTGTGGAAGTTTTGACAAGTTCAAGGAACAATTCAGTGCCGCCGCCGCAACTCGATTCGGCAGTGGTTGGGCTTGGCTGTCGGTCGATGGCGACAAGGTCGTTGTGGAAAGCACCCCGAATCAAGATACGCCGCTGTCCGAAGGACGCACGCCGATCTTGGGATTGGATGTTTGGGAGCACGCCTACTATCTCAATTACCAAAACCGCCGTCCGGATTATGTCTCGGCGTTTTTCAACGTGATCGATTGGGATACCGTGGCCGCCCGTTTTGCCGCCGCCAAATAA
- a CDS encoding UDP-N-acetylmuramoyl-L-alanyl-D-glutamate--2,6-diaminopimelate ligase, with product MSLIHPRIPLGITLRRILSGASFVGCADIRVQHATNNSLDCGSQALFAALRGREFDGHHFIRDAIQHGATSVLVEYPQSDVPVPQCVVRNSRQAFARICSALNGDPSRELSTVGVTGTNGKTTTTWLVRSILQTAGIQTGLLGTIEYNDGFRVEPSTLTTPDSMMLTDWLSSMVSHGTTHAAIEMSSHALDQFRCAGILIDAAVITNITHDHLDYHLDYDAYRASKLRIFENLKPGGVAVLNADDPGSISCLAHAPGQVITFGIHNSADVSATILQQSSQGTTFVLTAGVERIEVRTSMIGEHNVSNCLAAAAATLHAGIALPDIAAGIEALTDVPGRLERVDCGQPFNIFVDYAHTDDALQRAIAAAKTLTTGRVFCVFGAGGDRDRSKRPLLGCAGASADVAVVTSDNPRSESPTQIIDEIVAGMPITAQSHIEADRAEAIRWALSQAGPQDTVLVAGKGHESEQIIGSQRLHFDDREVIGRLVTAGLKGPHDIPATNLIGPHKNVGQIA from the coding sequence ATGTCCCTAATTCACCCTCGAATTCCCCTGGGAATTACGCTGCGCCGCATTTTGTCGGGCGCCAGCTTCGTCGGATGTGCGGACATTCGCGTGCAACATGCCACGAACAATAGTCTCGATTGCGGCAGTCAAGCCTTGTTTGCAGCACTGCGTGGTCGAGAATTTGACGGCCATCATTTCATTCGTGATGCAATCCAACATGGTGCGACATCGGTTTTAGTCGAATACCCACAATCAGACGTGCCGGTCCCGCAATGCGTTGTCCGCAATTCACGACAAGCTTTTGCTCGTATTTGCAGCGCGCTCAATGGCGATCCTTCGCGGGAACTCTCAACCGTCGGCGTCACCGGCACGAACGGAAAGACAACCACCACTTGGTTAGTACGATCAATTTTGCAAACGGCCGGCATCCAAACCGGACTGCTGGGAACGATTGAATACAACGACGGGTTTCGCGTCGAACCCTCTACCTTGACCACGCCCGATTCGATGATGCTGACGGATTGGCTCTCCTCGATGGTGTCGCACGGGACGACCCACGCTGCGATCGAGATGTCCAGCCATGCCTTGGATCAATTCCGTTGCGCGGGGATATTGATCGACGCCGCGGTGATTACCAACATCACACACGACCATCTTGATTATCATCTGGACTATGACGCCTACCGCGCCAGTAAGCTCCGCATTTTTGAAAACCTCAAACCGGGCGGCGTGGCTGTGCTGAATGCCGATGATCCAGGCAGCATCTCCTGCTTGGCGCATGCTCCGGGACAAGTCATCACGTTTGGCATTCACAATTCAGCCGATGTTTCAGCCACGATTTTGCAACAATCATCGCAGGGTACGACTTTCGTCTTAACGGCCGGAGTTGAGCGCATCGAAGTGCGGACCTCGATGATTGGCGAACACAATGTATCGAACTGCCTCGCGGCCGCAGCGGCAACGCTACATGCCGGAATTGCCCTGCCGGATATTGCCGCCGGCATCGAAGCCTTGACCGATGTTCCGGGCCGGTTGGAACGGGTCGATTGCGGACAACCTTTCAACATCTTTGTGGATTATGCACATACCGACGATGCGTTGCAGCGGGCGATTGCCGCGGCAAAAACGCTGACGACCGGTCGTGTGTTTTGTGTCTTCGGCGCTGGAGGAGATCGGGATCGCAGCAAACGCCCACTGTTGGGTTGTGCCGGGGCATCCGCCGATGTCGCTGTGGTGACCAGTGACAATCCACGTTCAGAATCACCAACTCAGATTATCGACGAGATTGTGGCCGGAATGCCTATCACCGCACAATCACACATCGAAGCAGATCGGGCGGAAGCGATTCGCTGGGCATTGTCCCAAGCCGGTCCGCAGGACACCGTCCTCGTCGCCGGAAAAGGGCACGAATCCGAACAAATCATTGGCAGTCAGCGATTACATTTCGACGACCGAGAAGTCATCGGCCGCCTCGTGACAGCAGGGCTGAAGGGCCCGCACGACATTCCCGCTACAAATCTCATTGGGCCGCACAAAAACGTCGGCCAAATCGCCTAG